A window from Hemicordylus capensis ecotype Gifberg chromosome 2, rHemCap1.1.pri, whole genome shotgun sequence encodes these proteins:
- the SEC61A1 gene encoding protein transport protein Sec61 subunit alpha isoform X1 produces the protein MGIKFLEVIKPFCVILPEIQKPERKIQFKEKVLWTAITLFIFLVCCQIPLFGIMSSDSADPFYWMRVILASNRGTLMELGISPIVTSGLIMQLLAGAKIIEVGDTPKDRALFNGAQKLFGMIITIGQSIVYVMTGMYGDPSEMGAGICLLITIQLFVAGLIVLLLDELLQKGYGLGSGISLFIATNICETIVWKAFSPTTVNTGRGMEFEGAIIALFHLLATRTDKVRALREAFYRQNLPNLMNLIATIFVFAVVIYFQGFRVDLPIKSARYRGQYNTYPIKLFYTSNIPIILQSALVSNLYVISQMLSARFSGNLLVSLLGTWSDTSSGGPARSYPVGGLCYYLSPPESFGSVLEDPVHAVVYIVFMLGSCAFFSKTWIEVSGSSAKDVAKQLKEQQMVMRGHRETSMVHELNRYIPTAAAFGGLCIGALSVLADFLGAIGSGTGILLAVTIIYQYFEIFVKEQSEVGSMGALLF, from the exons ATGGGGA TTAAATTTCTTGAAGTCATCAAGCCCTTCTGTGTTATCTTGCCTGAGATTCAAAAGCCAGAAAGAAAG ATCCAGTTTAAAGAAAAGGTGCTATGGACTGCTATCACCCTCTTCATATTTTTGGTTTGCTGCCAG ATTCCCCTTTTTGGTATTATGTCATCGGACTCAGCAGATCCTTTCTACTGGATGAGAGTAATCCTGGCTTCAAACAGAG GAACACTGATGGAACTGGGCATTTCTCCCATTGTCACATCTGGTCTCATCATGCAGTTGCTGGCTGGTGCCAAAATAATTGAAGTTGGAGATACTCCAAAAGACAGAGCACTCTTCAATGGGGCACAGAAAT TATTTGGCATGATTATCACCATTGGTCAATCTATCGTTTATGTAATGACTGGAATGTATGGAGACCCATCGGAGATGGGAGCGGGAATCTGTCTGCTTATCACCATTCAG CTTTTTGTTGCTGGTTTGATAGTTCTTCTCCTGGATGAGCTGTTGCAAAAGGGCTATGGTCTTGGCTCTGGCATTTCCCTCTTCATTGCCACTAACATCTGTGAGACGATTGTATGGAAAGCATTCAGCCCAACCACAGTGAACACTGGCCGAG GCATGGAGTTTGAAGGAGCCATTATTGCCCTGTTTCATCTGCTGGCTACTCGTACTGATAAAGTCAGAGCTCTTCGGGAAGCTTTCTACCGTCAGAATCTCCCTAACCTTATGAACCTGATAGCTACCATATTTGTCTTTGCTGTTGTcatttacttccag GGTTTCAGGGTGGACCTCCCTATAAAATCAGCACGTTATCGTGGCCAATACAATACTTACCCAATCAAACTATTCTACACCTCCAATATCCCCATTATTCTTCAGTCTGCACTGGTGTCCAACTTATATGTGATCTCCCAGATGCTCTCTGCTCGTTTCAGTGGCAACTTGTTGGTTAGCCTGCTGGGTACTTGGTCT GATACTTCCTCTGGAGGTCCTGCCCGTTCTTACCCTGTGGGTGGACTTTGCTATTATCTGTCACCTCCAGAGTCTTTTGGTTCGGTGTTGGAAGACCCTGTCCATGCAGTTGTTTACATTGTGTTTATGTTGGGTTCCTGTGCATTTTTCTCTAAAACCTGGATTGAAGTTTCTGGCTCCTCTGCCAAAGAT GTTGCTAAACAACTAAAAGAGCAACAGATGGTGATGAGAGGTCATAGAGAAACTTCCATGGTTCATGAACTCAACAG ATACATTCCTACAGCAGCTGCATTTGGTGGCCTCTGCATTGGTGCTCTTTCTGTACTGGCAGACTTCCTGGGGGCAATTGGATCAGGCACTGGAATCTTGTTGGCTGTTACGATCATTTACCAGTACTTTGAAATCTTTGTAAAGGAGCAGAGCGAAGTTGGCAGCATGGGAGCACTTCTTTTCTAA
- the SEC61A1 gene encoding protein transport protein Sec61 subunit alpha isoform X2 → MSSDSADPFYWMRVILASNRGTLMELGISPIVTSGLIMQLLAGAKIIEVGDTPKDRALFNGAQKLFGMIITIGQSIVYVMTGMYGDPSEMGAGICLLITIQLFVAGLIVLLLDELLQKGYGLGSGISLFIATNICETIVWKAFSPTTVNTGRGMEFEGAIIALFHLLATRTDKVRALREAFYRQNLPNLMNLIATIFVFAVVIYFQGFRVDLPIKSARYRGQYNTYPIKLFYTSNIPIILQSALVSNLYVISQMLSARFSGNLLVSLLGTWSDTSSGGPARSYPVGGLCYYLSPPESFGSVLEDPVHAVVYIVFMLGSCAFFSKTWIEVSGSSAKDVAKQLKEQQMVMRGHRETSMVHELNRYIPTAAAFGGLCIGALSVLADFLGAIGSGTGILLAVTIIYQYFEIFVKEQSEVGSMGALLF, encoded by the exons ATGTCATCGGACTCAGCAGATCCTTTCTACTGGATGAGAGTAATCCTGGCTTCAAACAGAG GAACACTGATGGAACTGGGCATTTCTCCCATTGTCACATCTGGTCTCATCATGCAGTTGCTGGCTGGTGCCAAAATAATTGAAGTTGGAGATACTCCAAAAGACAGAGCACTCTTCAATGGGGCACAGAAAT TATTTGGCATGATTATCACCATTGGTCAATCTATCGTTTATGTAATGACTGGAATGTATGGAGACCCATCGGAGATGGGAGCGGGAATCTGTCTGCTTATCACCATTCAG CTTTTTGTTGCTGGTTTGATAGTTCTTCTCCTGGATGAGCTGTTGCAAAAGGGCTATGGTCTTGGCTCTGGCATTTCCCTCTTCATTGCCACTAACATCTGTGAGACGATTGTATGGAAAGCATTCAGCCCAACCACAGTGAACACTGGCCGAG GCATGGAGTTTGAAGGAGCCATTATTGCCCTGTTTCATCTGCTGGCTACTCGTACTGATAAAGTCAGAGCTCTTCGGGAAGCTTTCTACCGTCAGAATCTCCCTAACCTTATGAACCTGATAGCTACCATATTTGTCTTTGCTGTTGTcatttacttccag GGTTTCAGGGTGGACCTCCCTATAAAATCAGCACGTTATCGTGGCCAATACAATACTTACCCAATCAAACTATTCTACACCTCCAATATCCCCATTATTCTTCAGTCTGCACTGGTGTCCAACTTATATGTGATCTCCCAGATGCTCTCTGCTCGTTTCAGTGGCAACTTGTTGGTTAGCCTGCTGGGTACTTGGTCT GATACTTCCTCTGGAGGTCCTGCCCGTTCTTACCCTGTGGGTGGACTTTGCTATTATCTGTCACCTCCAGAGTCTTTTGGTTCGGTGTTGGAAGACCCTGTCCATGCAGTTGTTTACATTGTGTTTATGTTGGGTTCCTGTGCATTTTTCTCTAAAACCTGGATTGAAGTTTCTGGCTCCTCTGCCAAAGAT GTTGCTAAACAACTAAAAGAGCAACAGATGGTGATGAGAGGTCATAGAGAAACTTCCATGGTTCATGAACTCAACAG ATACATTCCTACAGCAGCTGCATTTGGTGGCCTCTGCATTGGTGCTCTTTCTGTACTGGCAGACTTCCTGGGGGCAATTGGATCAGGCACTGGAATCTTGTTGGCTGTTACGATCATTTACCAGTACTTTGAAATCTTTGTAAAGGAGCAGAGCGAAGTTGGCAGCATGGGAGCACTTCTTTTCTAA